The window CACCTTCGACGGCGACGCCGCGGGCCAGAAGGCGGCCCTGCGCGCTTTCGAGGAGGACCAGCGGTTCGTCGCGCAGACCTACGTCGCCGTTGAGCCCAACGGCGCGGACCCGTGCGAACTGCGCCAAACCAAGGGCGACGCCGCCGTGCGGGACCTCATCGGTACCCGGCGGCCCCTGTTTGAATTCGCCATCCGGGCCGCGTTGAAACGGCACAACCTGGACACTGTCGAGGGCCGGATCGCCGCCTTGCGCGAATCCGCCCCGGTTGTTGCCCAGATCCGCGACGCCGGTATCCGCCCTGCCTACGCCCGGGAACTTTCCGGCTGGCTGGGCATGCCGGTTGAGGAAGTCAGCCGGGCGGTGGGTGCGGCCGCCAAACGCGCTGCCCAGGCGCCGTCGGGTGGGAGCAGTTCCGGGCAGTACCCCGGCCAGGGACGGGGCCAGGGCCCAGGGAACGCCTCAGGCTACGCTGCAGGGGCTGGCGGCTCGGCGCCGGGAGTTGCCCCTGTGCCGCCGTCTGCCGGCCTGCCGGCGTTCAACCGGCCCGATCCCCGCGACCCCGTGGCCGCGATGGAGCGGCAGGCACTTGAGGTTGCCTTGCAGCAGCCCGGAATGCTTGAAGGCGAGACCTGGCAGCGCTTCTCTGAGGCGCGGTTCTCCACCCCTGCGTACCTGGCCATCCACGAGGCCGTCCGGGCCACGGGCCTGGCGTTCGCGGCCGATCCGGTGCGCTGGGTGGAACAGCTGCTGCAGGAGGTGCCTGAACCGCTGCGCCCCTTGGTATCCGAGCTCGCCGTCGTGCCGTTGCCTGCCAGCACTGCCGACGGCGTCACACGGTACTGCCGGGACATTCTGGCGCGCCTGTTCGAACTGCAGATCACCCGGGTCAAGGCGGACAAGATGGGACAGCTCCAGCGCCTGGACGCCTCTGCCGACCCGGAGGAGTTCCAGCGGCTCAACCGCGAACTGATGGAGCTGGAGATGCAGCGGCGGTCCCTGCGCGCCGAAGCCTGACCGATCGGAGCGGATCGCGGGGGATTCCGCCCCGCCGGCGGTCTCTGGTGGTCGGCCACCGGCGGCAATTTCGCTTCCATGCCGGGTGTTTGCTAGGCTTGTATCCGCTTCATTCCTCCTTAGCTCAATTGGCAGAGCATTCGACTGTTAATCGAAGGGTTGCTGGTTCAAGTCCAGCAGGAGGAGCGCGCAGTCCCCGTCCCAAGCTTTTGGGACGGGGACTTTTTTATACCCGGAGGGGGTATCGTGCCCGGTCTGCGGGCGTGCCGCCGGGCCGATTTCCTAAGCGGCTCAACCTTTGCTAATGTCGTACCTGCTTCATTCCTCCTTAGCTCAATTGGCAGAGCATTCGACTGTTAATCGAAGGGTTGCTGGTTCAAGTCCAGCAGGAGGAGCGGACAGGTCCCGCGGCCGGTGAGTTACCGGCTGCGGGACCTTTTTTGTGCCCGCCCAGCGTGATGGCAGGTTTCAGACGAAGTACATCTCCACCTGCAGGAACCGCTCGGCCTCCGCCACGGCTGCCTGGAATGCCTCGGCCTCAGTGGGGGACGTGCGGGGCTCACGCGGGTGCCACTCGTGCGGAGCGGAGTGGACCTGGGTGAAGCCACTGCCGGGCGGAGCGTAGAAAATGCCAAAGCGCTGGACGGGCCACTCGGGGGAAGTCTCGGGGGCCACCAGGAGCGCCGAGTCGTAGGCCGGGTTGTACCACTGCGCGATCGGGCGGCGGCGGTCCTCGGTGAACAGGCCAGCCGCGAACAAAGCCGCCGACTGCTGGCTGGTCTGGCTGCACAGGCGATCCCACCACAGGGGCAGGATTCCGGTGTCGCACCGCTGCCACGTGGCCGGTAGGGGCGGGGGACGATCCTGCCAGTGGGGCACATCTACAACCTTATCGCCCGCCATGGGGCGGCAACAGGGCCCGCGGACATTCCCGCTGCCCCGCCGGCCGGACATGCCCTTCGTTCGGGCTCACGGATGGACATAGCGTGTGTATGCCCCTTGCTGGCCGCATCCGCGGGACATGTCCGCTGGACGCGTGCCTGCAGGGGTGGACTTGTCCCGCAGCCCGCAGCCCGCAGCCCGCAGCCCGCACGAGGACGTGGCTACTGGATTGCAGGAACCGTGCGGGGCCGGACCACAAGCCACAGGGCTGTGGCGGCCAGGAAGATGCACGCGGCCTGGACGGCACCCATCGGCGTGGCCGTGGTGACGCCGAGCCACCCGACTACCGGCGAGATGAGCCCTGCCATCAGGAATGTGGCGGCGCCGAGGAGAGAGGCGGCCGTCCCGGCCTGTGCCCCGTGCTTGGCCAGCGCCAGGACCTGCACGCACGGGAAAGTGAAGCCGGCGCCGAGGATGTAGAACCACAACGGCACCATGACGCCCCATAACCCGAACCCCAGCTGGTCGAAAATGACAATCAACACCGCCATGAGGAACATCCAGGCGGTGGAGCAGGCCAGGATCCACTGCGGCGGAACCCGCCGGATGAGCCGTGAACTGGTCTGCACCCCCGCAACGATGCCGAGGGAATTCACACCGAAGAGCAGGCCGTATTGCTGCGGACTGAAACCGAATACGCCCTGGAACAGGAACGGTGATGCGGAGAGGTAGGTGAACAACCCGGCGAAGTTCATGCCGCCGACTAAGAGCAGCCCCACAAAGATCCGGTCCGCGAACAGGACTCGGTAACGCTGCCTGGCGGTCAAGCCGGTCTTTCCGCGCTGCTCACGCGGCAGCGTCTCACGGACCACAAACACGGCTGCCGTGAGGACGCAGATGCCGTAGCCGGCCAGGAAGAAGAAAATCCCCGGCCACGGCATGAACAGCAGCAGCTGCGAGCCGATCACCGGGGCGAGGATGGGCGCCAGGCCATTTACGAGAGCCATCCGGGAGAACATCCGCACCATGGCGTATCCGCTGAACAGGTCCCGCACCATCGCCATGGCCACCACGCCGCCGCCGGCCGCGCCGATGCCCATCAGCACCCGGAACAGGCCCAGCGTTGAGATGTCGGTCGAGAGCGCCGCGCCGAGGGACGCCATGATATGAACGGCCGTCGCAAGAATCAGTGGCAGCCGGCGGCCAAATTTGTCGCTGAGCGGACCCACCACCAGCTGGCCCAGGGCAAAGCCGATCGTGGTGCCGGTCAGCGTCAACTGCACGGCTGCCTCGGAGACGTTGAGGCTCTTTTCCAGCGCGGGGAAAGCCGGCAGGTACAAGTCCACGGTGAACGGCCCCAGGGCCGTGAGAGCACCGAGCATCAGGATGTAAAGGAGCTTGCGGCGCCGGCTGAGGGAATCGCCAGGATTGGTGGGTGTAGTCACAGAGGTCAATCCTAGGGCTCTTGCCCGCCGGGACTGGGTGGCGCGGGTGGCGCGCCAAGGTTCGCTTCCGTGCCGCGGTAGGGGGACTGAATGGTAGTTTTGACACCGGGGTCTGCAACGAAGCTGCGCAGACCGGCAAGCCCGCGCAAGCGGAATCACAGATGTAACCAGTTAGGCGGGACCGATGAGCGGACGTCACAGCGGCGGGACAAACGGGAAGCTGCGCATTTCCGCGCTGCCCACTACCCTCAAACTGATCTTTAAACTGGCTCCGCGGCAGCTCAACGACGAGATTGCGCTGGCCAAAATCGAGCTGAAGCGCAAGGGCATCCAGGTTGGCGTCGCTGCAGCCGTCCTTGCCGTGGCACTGGCGTTCGTGGCCTTCCTGATCGTCGGCCTCATCGTCGCCGCCATCATGGGCCTCGCCACGATCATGCCCGCCTGGCTCGCCGCACTCCTCGTCTGTGGCCTTTTCCTGGTGATCGCCCTGATTGTCGGGCTCGTGGGGGTCTCCAAGTTCAAGAAGGCCATGCCACTGGTCCCGGCGGAC is drawn from Micrococcaceae bacterium Sec5.8 and contains these coding sequences:
- the dnaG gene encoding DNA primase gives rise to the protein MAGLIKRDDIDEVRQRTDIKEVVDGYVTLKGAGLGSFKGLCPFHDERSPSFTVRPQVGRYHCFGCGEDGDVISFVQKLDHTSFQEAVEKLAARIGFELRYEDGGSGPNREDVGRRQRLLDAHKVADEYFRAQLLTPGATEGRNFLHDRGFDRAAADQFGVGYAPQGWDSLLKHLRGRGYTDAELKLTGMFSEGGRGIYDRFRGRLIWPIRDIAGDTIGFGARKLYEDDQGPKYLNTPETALYKKSQVLYGIDLAKRNIAKDRQIVVVEGYTDVMACHLAGIPTAVATCGTAFGTDHIKIARRLLSDDGSGGEVIFTFDGDAAGQKAALRAFEEDQRFVAQTYVAVEPNGADPCELRQTKGDAAVRDLIGTRRPLFEFAIRAALKRHNLDTVEGRIAALRESAPVVAQIRDAGIRPAYARELSGWLGMPVEEVSRAVGAAAKRAAQAPSGGSSSGQYPGQGRGQGPGNASGYAAGAGGSAPGVAPVPPSAGLPAFNRPDPRDPVAAMERQALEVALQQPGMLEGETWQRFSEARFSTPAYLAIHEAVRATGLAFAADPVRWVEQLLQEVPEPLRPLVSELAVVPLPASTADGVTRYCRDILARLFELQITRVKADKMGQLQRLDASADPEEFQRLNRELMELEMQRRSLRAEA
- a CDS encoding multidrug effflux MFS transporter, with amino-acid sequence MTTPTNPGDSLSRRRKLLYILMLGALTALGPFTVDLYLPAFPALEKSLNVSEAAVQLTLTGTTIGFALGQLVVGPLSDKFGRRLPLILATAVHIMASLGAALSTDISTLGLFRVLMGIGAAGGGVVAMAMVRDLFSGYAMVRMFSRMALVNGLAPILAPVIGSQLLLFMPWPGIFFFLAGYGICVLTAAVFVVRETLPREQRGKTGLTARQRYRVLFADRIFVGLLLVGGMNFAGLFTYLSASPFLFQGVFGFSPQQYGLLFGVNSLGIVAGVQTSSRLIRRVPPQWILACSTAWMFLMAVLIVIFDQLGFGLWGVMVPLWFYILGAGFTFPCVQVLALAKHGAQAGTAASLLGAATFLMAGLISPVVGWLGVTTATPMGAVQAACIFLAATALWLVVRPRTVPAIQ